Proteins encoded in a region of the Raphanus sativus cultivar WK10039 chromosome 8, ASM80110v3, whole genome shotgun sequence genome:
- the LOC108822546 gene encoding uncharacterized protein LOC108822546 isoform X1 codes for MAATTCGEGGKQQLPSVADLNAPVIKYPSFKAPKPSFTDVAKHTSIDVFPLVKESAFPLKQDRCIDHSLIQDVCTIAVLPDEGNITPHRFTLLSFVKSLLPSKNQMLVDAQLNCQKTQNRINVLLGGTDSYQSCVVDINVEKGNGAESDVHMQKVLQRQASLSTGKDDYKCFDKAISERWHDAPTNRWRRYKRAASFDSRKIVILFSILSSVGTLILIYLTLRVRLINGDNSFNHM; via the exons ATGGCTGCGACTACTTGTGGTGAAGGG GGGAAGCAACAACTCCCAAGTGTTGCGGACTTGAATGCCCCAGTCATCAAGTATCCAAGCTTCAAGGCTCCTAAGCCTAGCTTCACTGATGTTGCCAAACATACCTCCATag ATGTGTTTCCTCTTGTTAAGGAGTCTGCATTTCCTTTGAAACAAGACCGTTGCATCGATCATTCACTA ATCCAAGACGTGTGCACTATAGCAGTCTTACCTGATGAAGGAAACATAACCCCTCACCGGTTTACTCTCTTGAGCTTCGTCAAGTCTCTGCTTCCTTCTAAAAACCAGATGCTCGTCGATGCCCAACTCAACTGTCAGAAAACTCAGAACCGCATCAATGTGCTACTTGGAGGCACAGATTCCTACCAGTCTTGCGTTGTTGACATCAACGTCGAGAAAGGGAACGGTGCTGAGTCGGATGTA CATATGCAAAAGGTATTGCAGAGACAAGCAAGCTTGAGCACTGgtaaagatgattacaaatgtTTCG ATAAAGCTATCTCAGAGAGATGGCATGATGCACCAACGAACAGGTGGAGAAGATACAAGCGTGCTGCTTCATTTGATTCTAGGAAAATCGTCATCTTATTCTCCATCTT ATCAAGTGTGGGAACATTGATACTGATCTACCTTACATTGAGAGTGAGGCTAATAAACGGAGACAACAGCTTCAATCATATGTAA
- the LOC108818703 gene encoding ubiquitin carboxyl-terminal hydrolase 3: MGAAGSKLEKALGDQFPEGERYFGFENFGNTCYCNSVLQALYFCVPFREQLLEYYTSNKSVADAEENLMTCLADLFSQISSQKKKTGVIAPKRFVQRLKKQNELFRSYMHQDAHEFLNYLLNEVVDILEKEAKATTKPERETSSSSSPEKIANGPKAPLANGVVHKEPVVTWVHNIFQGILTNETRCLRCETVTARDETFLDLSLDIEQNSSITSCLKNFSSTETLHAEDKFFCDKCCSLQEAQKRMKIKKPPHILVIHLKRFKYMEQLGRYKKLSYRVVFPLELKLSNTVEPYTDVEYSLFAVVVHVGSGPNHGHYVSLVKSHNHWLFFDDENVEMIEESAVQTFFGSSQEYSSNTDHGYILFYESLGPPTK, encoded by the exons ATGGGCGCCGCGGGGTCCAAACTCGAGAAAGCTCTCGGCGACCAGTTCCCCGAAGGAGAGCGCTACTTCGGCTTCGAGAATTTCGGCAACACTTGTTACTGCAACAGCGTTTTACAG GCTCTTTATTTTTGTGTTCCGTTTCGTGAACAATTGCTCGAGTACTATACCAGCAATAAAAGCGTCGCTGATGCTGAAGAGAATCTTATGACATGTCTCGCTGACTTATTTTCACAG ATAAGTTCCCAGAAGAAGAAAACTGGCGTTATTGCGCCTAAGCGATTCGTACAAAGGTTGAAGAAACAGAATGAGCTGTTCCGGAGTTATATGCACCAG GATGCACATGAGTTCCTCAACTATTTGCTCAACGAAGTTGTTGACATCCTGGAGAAAGAGGCGAAAGCTACTACAAAACCTGAACGTGAAACCTCATCGTCATCATCCCCTGAGAAGATCGCAAACGGACCTAAAGCTCCCCTGGCGAATGGTGTTGTGCACAAAGAGCCAGTTGTTACTTGGGTGCACAACATTTTTCAG GGCATACTTACCAACGAGACCAGGTGTCTGCGATGCGAAACGGTGACAGCAAGAGACGAAACGTTCCTGGATCTAAGCCTTGATATCGAGCAGAACAGTTCGATAACTAGCTGTTTGAAAAACTTCAGCTCAACGGAGACTCTTCACGCTGAAGACAAGTTCTTCTGTGACAAATGCTGCAG CTTACAAGAAGCACAGAAGAGGATGAAGATCAAGAAGCCACCACACATCTTAGTGATCCACCTAAAACGGTTCAAGTACATGGAACAGCTAGGGCGTTACAAGAAGCTCTCTTACAGAGTTGTCTTCCCTCTGGAGCTAAAACTGAGCAACACGGTGGAGCCGTACACAGACGTGGAGTACTCGCTCTTTGCGGTGGTGGTTCATGTGGGAAGTGGACCGAACCATGGTCACTACGTGAGCCTGGTGAAAAGCCATAACCACTGGCTCTTCTTTGATGATGAGAACGTGGAGATGATTGAAGAATCAGCTGTGCAAACGTTCTTTGGGTCGTCGCAGGAGTATTCGAGCAATACTGATCATGGCTACATCTTGTTCTATGAGAGCCTTGGACCACCAACAAAGTGA
- the LOC108822546 gene encoding uncharacterized protein LOC108822546 isoform X2, whose product MAATTCGEGGKQQLPSVADLNAPVIKYPSFKAPKPSFTDVAKHTSIDVFPLVKESAFPLKQDRCIDHSLIQDVCTIAVLPDEGNITPHRFTLLSFVKSLLPSKNQMLVDAQLNCQKTQNRINVLLGGTDSYQSCVVDINVEKGNGAESDHMQKVLQRQASLSTGKDDYKCFDKAISERWHDAPTNRWRRYKRAASFDSRKIVILFSILSSVGTLILIYLTLRVRLINGDNSFNHM is encoded by the exons ATGGCTGCGACTACTTGTGGTGAAGGG GGGAAGCAACAACTCCCAAGTGTTGCGGACTTGAATGCCCCAGTCATCAAGTATCCAAGCTTCAAGGCTCCTAAGCCTAGCTTCACTGATGTTGCCAAACATACCTCCATag ATGTGTTTCCTCTTGTTAAGGAGTCTGCATTTCCTTTGAAACAAGACCGTTGCATCGATCATTCACTA ATCCAAGACGTGTGCACTATAGCAGTCTTACCTGATGAAGGAAACATAACCCCTCACCGGTTTACTCTCTTGAGCTTCGTCAAGTCTCTGCTTCCTTCTAAAAACCAGATGCTCGTCGATGCCCAACTCAACTGTCAGAAAACTCAGAACCGCATCAATGTGCTACTTGGAGGCACAGATTCCTACCAGTCTTGCGTTGTTGACATCAACGTCGAGAAAGGGAACGGTGCTGAGTCGGAT CATATGCAAAAGGTATTGCAGAGACAAGCAAGCTTGAGCACTGgtaaagatgattacaaatgtTTCG ATAAAGCTATCTCAGAGAGATGGCATGATGCACCAACGAACAGGTGGAGAAGATACAAGCGTGCTGCTTCATTTGATTCTAGGAAAATCGTCATCTTATTCTCCATCTT ATCAAGTGTGGGAACATTGATACTGATCTACCTTACATTGAGAGTGAGGCTAATAAACGGAGACAACAGCTTCAATCATATGTAA
- the LOC108822546 gene encoding uncharacterized protein LOC108822546 isoform X4 has protein sequence MAATTCGEGGKQQLPSVADLNAPVIKYPSFKAPKPSFTDVAKHTSIDVFPLVKESAFPLKQDRCIDHSLIQDVCTIAVLPDEGNITPHRFTLLSFVKSLLPSKNQMLVDAQLNCQKTQNRINVLLGGTDSYQSCVVDINVEKGNGAESDHMQKVLQRQASLSTDKAISERWHDAPTNRWRRYKRAASFDSRKIVILFSILSSVGTLILIYLTLRVRLINGDNSFNHM, from the exons ATGGCTGCGACTACTTGTGGTGAAGGG GGGAAGCAACAACTCCCAAGTGTTGCGGACTTGAATGCCCCAGTCATCAAGTATCCAAGCTTCAAGGCTCCTAAGCCTAGCTTCACTGATGTTGCCAAACATACCTCCATag ATGTGTTTCCTCTTGTTAAGGAGTCTGCATTTCCTTTGAAACAAGACCGTTGCATCGATCATTCACTA ATCCAAGACGTGTGCACTATAGCAGTCTTACCTGATGAAGGAAACATAACCCCTCACCGGTTTACTCTCTTGAGCTTCGTCAAGTCTCTGCTTCCTTCTAAAAACCAGATGCTCGTCGATGCCCAACTCAACTGTCAGAAAACTCAGAACCGCATCAATGTGCTACTTGGAGGCACAGATTCCTACCAGTCTTGCGTTGTTGACATCAACGTCGAGAAAGGGAACGGTGCTGAGTCGGAT CATATGCAAAAGGTATTGCAGAGACAAGCAAGCTTGAGCACTG ATAAAGCTATCTCAGAGAGATGGCATGATGCACCAACGAACAGGTGGAGAAGATACAAGCGTGCTGCTTCATTTGATTCTAGGAAAATCGTCATCTTATTCTCCATCTT ATCAAGTGTGGGAACATTGATACTGATCTACCTTACATTGAGAGTGAGGCTAATAAACGGAGACAACAGCTTCAATCATATGTAA
- the LOC108822546 gene encoding uncharacterized protein LOC108822546 isoform X3, translating to MAATTCGEGGKQQLPSVADLNAPVIKYPSFKAPKPSFTDVAKHTSIDVFPLVKESAFPLKQDRCIDHSLIQDVCTIAVLPDEGNITPHRFTLLSFVKSLLPSKNQMLVDAQLNCQKTQNRINVLLGGTDSYQSCVVDINVEKGNGAESDVHMQKVLQRQASLSTDKAISERWHDAPTNRWRRYKRAASFDSRKIVILFSILSSVGTLILIYLTLRVRLINGDNSFNHM from the exons ATGGCTGCGACTACTTGTGGTGAAGGG GGGAAGCAACAACTCCCAAGTGTTGCGGACTTGAATGCCCCAGTCATCAAGTATCCAAGCTTCAAGGCTCCTAAGCCTAGCTTCACTGATGTTGCCAAACATACCTCCATag ATGTGTTTCCTCTTGTTAAGGAGTCTGCATTTCCTTTGAAACAAGACCGTTGCATCGATCATTCACTA ATCCAAGACGTGTGCACTATAGCAGTCTTACCTGATGAAGGAAACATAACCCCTCACCGGTTTACTCTCTTGAGCTTCGTCAAGTCTCTGCTTCCTTCTAAAAACCAGATGCTCGTCGATGCCCAACTCAACTGTCAGAAAACTCAGAACCGCATCAATGTGCTACTTGGAGGCACAGATTCCTACCAGTCTTGCGTTGTTGACATCAACGTCGAGAAAGGGAACGGTGCTGAGTCGGATGTA CATATGCAAAAGGTATTGCAGAGACAAGCAAGCTTGAGCACTG ATAAAGCTATCTCAGAGAGATGGCATGATGCACCAACGAACAGGTGGAGAAGATACAAGCGTGCTGCTTCATTTGATTCTAGGAAAATCGTCATCTTATTCTCCATCTT ATCAAGTGTGGGAACATTGATACTGATCTACCTTACATTGAGAGTGAGGCTAATAAACGGAGACAACAGCTTCAATCATATGTAA